In Desulfovibrio oxyclinae DSM 11498, a single genomic region encodes these proteins:
- a CDS encoding cytochrome c3 family protein: MKNRYIPITIIVAVLCATALVGYLTPSGEQEVPPRVILDNAGGRVIFTHAAHTEDYGFACVDCHHDGIGQEKFISCGSCHPAAFDETFRAEHQNNFESEDACLRCHYDTPQEELAEDNRPDTEFIPTRADAFHAQCMNCHEDMGAGPYGDDTCYDCHAR, translated from the coding sequence TTGAAGAACAGATATATCCCGATAACAATAATCGTCGCCGTTCTTTGTGCCACCGCGCTGGTCGGCTACCTGACGCCTTCAGGCGAGCAGGAAGTGCCGCCTCGTGTGATTCTGGACAATGCGGGCGGCAGGGTGATCTTCACCCATGCGGCTCATACCGAGGACTACGGCTTCGCCTGTGTCGACTGTCACCACGACGGCATCGGTCAGGAGAAGTTCATTTCCTGTGGCAGCTGTCACCCCGCTGCATTCGATGAAACCTTCCGCGCCGAGCACCAGAATAATTTCGAAAGCGAAGATGCCTGCCTGCGCTGTCACTACGATACGCCGCAGGAAGAGCTCGCGGAAGACAATCGTCCCGATACCGAATTCATCCCCACCCGTGCTGACGCTTTCCACGCCCAGTGCATGAACTGTCATGAAGACATGGGTGCGGGGCCCTACGGCGACGACACCTGTTACGACTGTCATGCGAGGTAG
- a CDS encoding RnfABCDGE type electron transport complex subunit D produces the protein MTPPVIKAMSDIAVRLTVSPPPHWRSGRTIQGMMQAHLLALVPAMVMSVYMFGLQAAAAIGLAGSVAVGTEALCLKLQNRDIDVDNFSALYAGVLFAFLLPATAPWWLVVLGSAITIVLGRTVFGGFGSNPICAPLVAWAFCRLSWPAAMDIDLNLSHFLINYAPDQLMHFGVESLWQFDYMNLFLGKQLGGLGASQVVALLAGGIYLIAAGWIRLFIPVAFLVGVAATAGVFWMINPEVYADPLFHLLTGSTMLGAFFLAPDVSSSPVGRMPQILFGLIAGAMVIVIRVYGIYPDGVPFAVMIANLLSPLLDRVRPKPFGGR, from the coding sequence ATGACTCCTCCCGTTATAAAGGCAATGTCCGACATCGCCGTGCGGCTTACGGTCTCCCCGCCGCCGCACTGGCGCAGCGGGCGCACCATCCAGGGCATGATGCAGGCGCATCTGCTGGCGCTCGTTCCGGCAATGGTCATGTCCGTGTACATGTTCGGCCTGCAGGCCGCCGCCGCAATAGGGCTGGCCGGTTCCGTGGCCGTGGGCACCGAGGCCCTGTGCCTCAAGCTCCAGAACCGCGACATCGACGTGGACAACTTCTCCGCACTGTACGCAGGCGTACTGTTCGCGTTTCTGTTGCCCGCCACCGCGCCCTGGTGGCTGGTGGTACTCGGTTCCGCCATCACCATCGTGCTTGGCCGCACCGTTTTCGGCGGCTTCGGCTCCAACCCGATCTGTGCGCCACTGGTGGCCTGGGCGTTCTGTAGACTGTCCTGGCCCGCAGCCATGGACATCGACCTGAACCTGTCCCACTTCCTGATCAACTATGCGCCCGACCAGCTCATGCACTTCGGTGTGGAGAGCCTCTGGCAGTTCGATTACATGAATCTGTTCCTCGGCAAGCAGCTCGGCGGACTGGGAGCCTCGCAGGTCGTGGCGCTTCTGGCCGGCGGCATCTACCTTATCGCCGCCGGATGGATTCGACTGTTCATTCCCGTTGCATTCCTCGTGGGCGTGGCCGCCACCGCCGGCGTCTTCTGGATGATCAACCCCGAAGTCTACGCCGACCCGCTGTTCCATCTGCTGACCGGAAGTACCATGCTCGGCGCATTCTTCCTCGCACCGGACGTCTCTTCCAGCCCGGTGGGCAGGATGCCGCAGATTCTCTTCGGCCTCATCGCCGGAGCCATGGTCATCGTCATCCGCGTTTACGGCATCTACCCGGACGGTGTCCCGTTCGCG
- a CDS encoding 4Fe-4S dicluster domain-containing protein, whose product MLKIHYSLESELQHGISDIEAPSELNIQVRNLVLKTKKGKQVARGEMIAEHPSKFGGAYHAAASGKVMKVNYYHMTIKCDGGEDAVEPVDVSSMEPGKDLLRALQDLGIGVSALAPVKTLVINGLNPEPGISVTEQLLKDEKETVEAGLEMVRRFMTPEKTVLAVAAGASYELSGSSVHTVKPKYPNCLDALVVKSVTGKELPSDTKVLSVMDLYEIGTVVRTGMPLTHTVMTVAGRNYRVPLGTPIRHLMDSLNMNVTTGDTVVLGGPFRGDAVYSLDEGVKKGDHGLFSIASSTFPAIQDAACINCGECVLKCPARIQAHLISRYAEYEMFEMAEKHGLNNCFECGLCGFNCISRRPLLQYIRFAKAQLKASRQSEQG is encoded by the coding sequence ATGCTTAAGATTCACTACTCACTCGAATCGGAACTTCAGCACGGCATTTCCGACATCGAAGCGCCCTCGGAGCTCAACATCCAGGTGCGCAACCTCGTGCTGAAGACCAAGAAAGGCAAGCAGGTGGCCCGCGGCGAAATGATCGCCGAGCACCCGTCCAAGTTCGGCGGCGCCTATCACGCGGCCGCATCCGGCAAGGTCATGAAGGTCAACTACTACCATATGACCATCAAGTGTGACGGCGGAGAAGACGCGGTCGAGCCCGTTGACGTGAGCTCCATGGAGCCCGGCAAGGATCTGCTTCGTGCTTTGCAGGATCTGGGAATTGGCGTGTCCGCGCTGGCACCGGTCAAAACGCTGGTGATCAACGGACTCAACCCGGAGCCCGGCATCTCCGTGACCGAACAGCTTCTCAAGGATGAAAAGGAAACCGTCGAAGCCGGACTCGAAATGGTTCGCCGTTTCATGACTCCGGAAAAGACGGTGCTGGCCGTTGCCGCCGGTGCCTCCTACGAGCTGTCCGGATCGTCGGTCCATACCGTCAAGCCGAAGTACCCCAACTGTCTTGACGCCCTCGTGGTCAAGTCCGTCACCGGCAAGGAACTGCCTTCCGACACCAAGGTGCTCAGCGTGATGGACCTGTACGAGATCGGCACCGTGGTGCGCACCGGGATGCCGCTGACTCACACCGTCATGACCGTGGCCGGACGCAACTACCGCGTGCCCCTTGGGACGCCCATCCGTCATCTGATGGATTCGCTGAACATGAACGTGACCACCGGCGACACTGTCGTGCTGGGCGGTCCGTTCCGCGGCGACGCGGTGTACAGCCTCGACGAAGGCGTGAAAAAGGGCGACCACGGCTTGTTCTCCATCGCATCGTCCACGTTCCCGGCCATTCAGGACGCAGCCTGCATCAACTGCGGTGAGTGCGTCCTCAAATGTCCGGCACGGATTCAGGCCCACCTGATCAGTCGCTATGCGGAGTACGAGATGTTCGAAATGGCCGAAAAGCACGGCTTGAACAACTGCTTCGAGTGCGGACTGTGCGGCTTCAACTGCATCTCCCGCAGACCGCTGCTGCAGTACATCCGCTTCGCCAAGGCGCAGCTCAAGGCGAGCCGCCAGAGCGAGCAGGGCTAG